The bacterium genome includes a region encoding these proteins:
- a CDS encoding NADH-quinone oxidoreductase subunit K, whose product MELIAALTVGILTALAVALFLRKSLFDVVLGAALLSQAVNLLIISMSGWKPGLKPAVLNSEKVVTDAGPISAVDPSLYVDPLPQALILTAIVIGFALLSYLMGLLARSVEDEPDLALGEHGEEAAR is encoded by the coding sequence ATGGAACTCATTGCCGCTCTGACGGTTGGCATTCTGACGGCACTTGCTGTGGCCCTTTTCCTCAGGAAGAGCCTCTTCGATGTGGTGCTGGGCGCAGCGCTTCTCAGCCAGGCGGTGAACCTTCTGATCATTTCGATGAGTGGCTGGAAGCCGGGACTGAAACCGGCCGTCCTGAATTCGGAAAAGGTCGTCACGGATGCGGGACCCATATCCGCCGTCGACCCCTCCCTTTACGTAGATCCATTGCCCCAGGCACTGATCCTGACGGCGATTGTTATCGGGTTTGCGCTGCTCAGCTATCTCATGGGGTTGCTAGCCCGATCTGTGGAAGATGAACCCGATCTTGCTCTTGGCGAGCATGGCGAGGAGGCGGCCCGCTGA
- a CDS encoding DUF4040 domain-containing protein: MLVLPLLLTFLGAIAILVSRRNTGGFCQAVALAFNLAALAVLGYLSLQWKQGAEPTFFVSWMPAVGLDFSLWLDGPALFWSWLVLGIGALVLLYSRFYMDPNDSPYRFYASLMIFMGAMLGVVISRNLPLMFIFWEMTSLSSFLLIGHWHKKPEAIKGAKRAFVLTGLGGLSLMAGIAVLGVIAKDAPVPFALEWDQVWSNTEFITQHRLAPLALILMLLGALTKSAQFPFHFWLPGAMEAPTPVSAYLHAATMVKAGIYLMGRLYPTFNGSLLWLLVLGGVGVITMLLGGILAVVSHDIKKLLAWSTVSQLGLLTAYYGFGYGKVGGEELLTLDLLLIASHALFKGGLFMLCGVVDHAAHTRDWRKLGGLFKKMPVTGTLTLLGALSMAGMPFTLGFVAKKLFLDAGMKVSAPHALIEDVLLWIAIIASVFTVAYCMRLFINPFLGRPRDANIHSHVHEGGIGVLLSPLVLVGLCFLGGIYVPLIEKPISLLVNRAAFEDSTKYTVGFFAKADFLFWVSLAMFFIGGPLVYLLAGRMERLLSRGPSPGLILRGFDGLFNVAIPNLAAKSTKLVQSPSLSRNAALTLLVGLGFVAIPLFGGFLTGGAISWGAWTGSHAAAVVLSVLMIAGAAGVLVVREPLFRILSLSIVGLLMTGFFLIYRAPDLAITQILVELILLFMFLLLLRRIRGLKGAMPHQRGRKAFVVTTSIVSGAVMAALTFAASHSPERAKPVLPDSPTHAEFYLENSKYPAEAGAHSGGGNNVVNVILVDFRAMDTLGEVIVLAVAAFGVLALFGTRGRRKDELDASATYPDLNEPADRLRGGGPQALAVMARSLAVLALLFSGVLFLAGHNAPGGGFIAGLLAAIAVIPLMMSLPSNDLDRYWVFRDATKLIPIGMLIAFATGVAPWIFGKAFLRSAHTYIGVPLLGKFEVASAMAFDLGVFLVVVGVTLTILNTFRRA; encoded by the coding sequence ATGCTCGTCCTGCCGCTTCTACTGACATTTCTCGGGGCGATCGCCATTCTGGTCTCCCGCCGCAACACCGGCGGGTTTTGCCAGGCCGTGGCCCTCGCGTTCAACCTGGCTGCTTTGGCGGTTCTTGGGTATCTGAGCCTGCAATGGAAGCAGGGAGCGGAGCCGACGTTCTTCGTGTCCTGGATGCCAGCAGTTGGCTTGGACTTTTCCCTCTGGCTGGACGGCCCAGCGCTTTTCTGGTCTTGGCTGGTTCTGGGTATCGGAGCGCTCGTACTCCTCTACTCCCGATTCTACATGGACCCGAACGATTCACCGTATCGATTCTACGCGTCGCTGATGATTTTCATGGGCGCAATGCTCGGTGTGGTCATCTCGCGGAATCTGCCTCTGATGTTCATCTTCTGGGAGATGACTTCGTTGTCGTCGTTCCTGCTGATCGGTCATTGGCACAAGAAACCCGAAGCGATCAAGGGGGCGAAGAGGGCATTCGTGCTGACTGGTCTGGGAGGGCTCAGCCTGATGGCTGGGATCGCCGTTCTTGGTGTGATCGCCAAGGACGCTCCTGTTCCTTTCGCCCTCGAGTGGGATCAAGTCTGGAGCAACACCGAGTTCATCACGCAGCATCGCCTTGCTCCGTTGGCGCTGATCCTGATGCTGCTGGGAGCTCTGACGAAGAGCGCTCAGTTCCCGTTTCACTTCTGGCTGCCCGGAGCCATGGAAGCGCCAACGCCGGTCTCGGCCTATCTTCATGCCGCGACCATGGTGAAGGCTGGCATCTATCTGATGGGGCGTCTCTATCCGACGTTCAACGGTTCGCTGTTGTGGCTTCTGGTACTTGGAGGTGTCGGCGTTATTACGATGCTCCTCGGAGGGATCCTGGCCGTCGTCAGTCATGACATCAAGAAGCTCCTGGCGTGGTCGACGGTCAGCCAGCTCGGTCTCTTGACGGCTTACTACGGATTTGGTTACGGCAAGGTTGGAGGGGAAGAGCTCCTTACGCTCGATCTTCTGCTGATTGCAAGCCACGCCCTCTTTAAGGGCGGACTGTTTATGCTGTGCGGCGTTGTGGATCATGCGGCTCACACGCGTGACTGGAGAAAGCTCGGCGGGCTTTTCAAGAAGATGCCAGTCACGGGCACGCTCACCCTGCTGGGTGCGCTCAGTATGGCGGGGATGCCGTTTACGCTGGGGTTTGTTGCCAAGAAGCTGTTCCTGGATGCGGGCATGAAAGTCTCTGCACCGCATGCCCTCATCGAGGACGTTCTCCTTTGGATCGCCATCATCGCCAGTGTCTTCACCGTGGCTTACTGCATGCGCCTGTTCATCAATCCGTTCCTGGGCAGGCCACGCGATGCGAATATTCACTCGCACGTTCACGAGGGCGGCATCGGAGTCTTGCTATCCCCTCTGGTCCTCGTGGGACTGTGTTTCCTTGGGGGGATCTATGTACCACTGATTGAGAAACCGATTTCGCTTCTCGTCAACCGCGCCGCTTTCGAGGATAGTACGAAGTACACGGTTGGGTTCTTTGCGAAGGCCGATTTCCTCTTCTGGGTAAGTCTTGCGATGTTCTTCATCGGCGGACCGCTGGTCTATCTATTGGCCGGCCGGATGGAACGGTTGCTTTCGCGTGGTCCTTCTCCCGGGCTGATCCTGAGGGGATTCGATGGGCTGTTCAATGTTGCCATTCCCAACCTGGCGGCTAAATCGACAAAGCTCGTTCAGTCGCCCTCGTTGTCGCGGAATGCGGCACTGACACTACTGGTCGGATTGGGATTTGTTGCCATACCGCTCTTTGGCGGTTTCCTCACCGGCGGCGCCATTAGCTGGGGAGCGTGGACGGGAAGTCATGCCGCGGCGGTCGTATTATCAGTGTTGATGATTGCAGGCGCAGCAGGTGTGCTGGTCGTTCGCGAACCCCTCTTCCGTATTTTGTCGCTCAGCATCGTGGGTTTGCTGATGACGGGATTCTTCCTCATCTATCGCGCGCCGGACCTGGCGATTACGCAGATTCTGGTCGAGCTGATTCTGCTTTTTATGTTCCTGCTATTGCTGAGGAGAATCCGTGGACTCAAGGGCGCGATGCCGCACCAGCGCGGAAGGAAGGCGTTTGTTGTTACAACTTCGATCGTATCCGGAGCCGTGATGGCGGCTCTCACGTTCGCGGCTTCACACAGCCCCGAGCGAGCGAAGCCGGTTCTGCCCGACAGTCCGACGCACGCCGAGTTTTACCTTGAGAATTCCAAGTATCCTGCGGAAGCGGGAGCGCACTCCGGCGGCGGCAACAATGTAGTCAACGTGATCCTGGTCGACTTCCGCGCGATGGATACGCTCGGCGAAGTCATAGTTCTTGCCGTTGCCGCATTCGGAGTTCTGGCCCTGTTCGGAACGCGGGGTCGACGCAAGGATGAGTTGGACGCCTCTGCGACCTATCCCGACCTGAATGAGCCCGCCGATCGTCTCAGGGGTGGTGGCCCACAGGCGCTGGCGGTGATGGCCAGATCGCTGGCAGTTCTGGCGCTGCTCTTCTCCGGGGTACTCTTCCTTGCTGGTCACAATGCTCCCGGTGGCGGGTTCATCGCTGGTTTGCTGGCAGCGATCGCGGTGATCCCGTTGATGATGTCGCTCCCAAGCAATGATCTGGATCGATACTGGGTCTTTAGAGACGCAACAAAGCTGATTCCCATCGGAATGCTCATCGCGTTTGCGACGGGAGTGGCGCCTTGGATCTTTGGCAAAGCCTTCCTGCGCAGCGCTCACACCTACATTGGCGTGCCACTGCTCGGTAAGTTCGAAGTCGCGAGCGCCATGGCGTTCGATTTGGGGGTTTTCCTCGTCGTTGTCGGCGTCACCCTCACGATCCTCAATACTTTCAGAAGGGCTTGA
- a CDS encoding host attachment protein: MELQAFKQQLRELAQLEETEDLMVSSYHSLERPVSETLRAFQARRRTVIKGVDEGRREVVEQALDAVEEYLQERLNPASRSVAVFSRQGKVPFFLALEFQAPLTDAVVVDDVPNIYGLVELKDVYHRYLVMVCQEDQVSVAEVNLGAVTWQMWSERPELRSRVGREWTRRHYQRHLKGRTDKFLKECIGVLEQRMYEGGYKHLVLSGTPKVLGMVRQALPKHLEEILIEQVGCQSGSHETDNVVESTLEIFIEQERVESRATVDRVLNELRRSGLAAVGSDAARRAFQLGQVDMLVIDRRIPGSEREELARLATAAGAEIETIERDERLWRLGGVAVLLRFHLPNAALVRA, from the coding sequence GTGGAACTTCAGGCTTTCAAACAACAGCTCAGAGAACTTGCCCAGTTGGAAGAAACCGAGGACCTGATGGTCAGTTCCTACCACTCACTCGAACGGCCGGTTTCGGAGACGCTTCGCGCCTTTCAGGCGCGGCGGAGGACGGTGATCAAGGGCGTGGACGAGGGCCGACGGGAGGTCGTGGAGCAGGCACTCGACGCGGTCGAGGAGTACCTGCAGGAGCGCCTGAATCCCGCGTCGCGCAGCGTGGCGGTGTTTTCCCGCCAGGGGAAGGTCCCGTTCTTCCTCGCTCTCGAATTCCAGGCTCCGCTTACCGATGCGGTTGTGGTGGACGATGTGCCGAACATCTATGGACTGGTGGAATTGAAGGACGTGTATCACCGCTACCTGGTGATGGTGTGCCAGGAGGATCAGGTGAGCGTGGCTGAAGTGAATCTGGGAGCAGTGACCTGGCAGATGTGGAGCGAGCGCCCGGAATTGCGCTCTCGCGTGGGGCGCGAATGGACGCGGCGCCATTATCAGCGTCACCTGAAAGGAAGAACCGACAAGTTCCTGAAGGAGTGCATCGGTGTACTGGAGCAACGGATGTACGAGGGAGGCTACAAGCACCTGGTTCTGTCGGGAACGCCGAAGGTGTTGGGGATGGTGCGCCAGGCATTGCCAAAACATCTGGAGGAGATCCTGATCGAACAGGTTGGGTGCCAGAGTGGTTCGCACGAAACAGACAATGTCGTGGAGTCGACGTTGGAGATCTTCATCGAGCAGGAGCGGGTGGAATCGCGTGCGACGGTCGACCGCGTGCTGAACGAGTTGCGTCGGAGCGGTCTGGCGGCGGTGGGCAGCGATGCTGCACGCCGGGCGTTCCAATTGGGTCAGGTGGACATGCTGGTGATCGATCGACGGATTCCCGGCTCCGAACGCGAGGAGCTTGCACGGCTCGCGACGGCCGCGGGGGCGGAGATTGAAACGATTGAGCGCGACGAGCGTCTCTGGCGTTTGGGCGGCGTTGCCGTTCTCCTTCGCTTTCATCTTCCGAATGCGGCGCTTGTCCGCGCCTGA
- a CDS encoding S26 family signal peptidase, translated as MSPKVRRKKRDGMVEWSNALWHLAVPGLGFWNRSKSLALLVAGLWLVAHATAYVGGILSDATAGPCFMLVLVLLLTKPLAMLFEVRIHARRKATPQDSLQKTARCLVVNYFLPFGGFIQYFPRKLLAASGWFAIVVVTVGTVELATGYSTYAIVLALRWISVLLALAISAAGSRRNTVVPGIAALLTGSLFAFFYISPFSPIELGVAVGRSMNPSIEIGDILIVKKVPAEELEVGRIAAFHNGTNNHYPMGSWAKRVRAMPGDELLSDGMYLKAPPGTLIVLGDNSEASWDSRYFGPVPFQFVTGYVVGVIPSQLCWFTRNRTIGSRGSVGNGT; from the coding sequence TTGTCGCCGAAGGTCCGGAGAAAGAAAAGGGATGGAATGGTGGAATGGAGCAATGCTCTTTGGCATCTGGCTGTTCCGGGACTCGGGTTCTGGAACAGGTCAAAGAGTCTTGCCTTGCTGGTTGCTGGTCTGTGGTTGGTTGCCCACGCTACAGCCTATGTGGGCGGCATTCTCAGTGATGCAACCGCGGGACCATGCTTCATGTTGGTTCTTGTGCTCCTGTTGACCAAACCCCTTGCCATGTTGTTCGAAGTGAGAATACACGCTCGGCGAAAGGCTACTCCGCAGGATTCACTGCAGAAAACCGCGCGTTGTCTTGTAGTGAACTATTTCTTGCCATTTGGTGGGTTTATTCAGTACTTCCCGAGGAAACTCCTCGCCGCCTCCGGTTGGTTTGCGATTGTCGTGGTGACGGTAGGCACTGTTGAGCTAGCGACTGGATATTCGACATATGCAATAGTGCTGGCACTCCGCTGGATCAGCGTTCTACTCGCCCTGGCGATCTCAGCTGCCGGCTCCCGGCGCAATACTGTTGTTCCAGGGATTGCAGCGCTCCTAACAGGTAGCCTCTTTGCATTCTTCTACATATCGCCATTCTCGCCCATTGAGCTTGGAGTTGCTGTCGGTAGGAGCATGAACCCGTCAATCGAAATTGGAGACATCCTGATTGTTAAGAAGGTGCCTGCCGAGGAGCTCGAAGTCGGCCGCATCGCTGCCTTTCACAATGGGACGAACAATCACTACCCCATGGGATCTTGGGCAAAGAGGGTACGTGCAATGCCCGGTGACGAGCTCCTTTCGGATGGGATGTATCTGAAGGCTCCTCCCGGAACATTGATCGTGCTTGGGGACAATTCCGAAGCAAGCTGGGATAGCCGCTATTTCGGGCCGGTACCATTCCAGTTTGTCACTGGCTACGTGGTGGGAGTCATTCCGTCCCAATTGTGCTGGTTCACCCGGAATCGGACAATCGGGTCCCGCGGGTCAGTGGGTAATGGCACCTGA
- the nhaR gene encoding transcriptional activator NhaR: protein MEWINHNHLYYFWVVAREGSVTAAARELRLAQPTISAQLKSLEDALGEELFERTGRRLALSEVGRMVFRHADEMFRISKDLLETLRSEAGSASVLRLNVGAVMVLHKLLVYRLLRPVMDLDRPVRLSCHEGKYSDLLAKLSVFELDVVFADSPIGDQAKVRAFSHLLGESPVAVFGTAALARRYRKGFPASLTGAPLLLPGETAASRHALDHWFEMMDIHPRVVGEFEDSALMKVFGQAGDGLFVMPTVVADEVCHQYHVRIVGEIPAVHERVYAISVERRVKNPAVRAIAESARTELFDEK, encoded by the coding sequence ATGGAATGGATCAACCACAATCACCTGTATTACTTCTGGGTCGTGGCCCGTGAAGGCAGTGTCACTGCTGCCGCGCGGGAACTGCGCCTCGCCCAGCCCACCATCTCCGCCCAGCTCAAATCCCTCGAGGACGCGCTCGGCGAGGAACTCTTCGAGCGCACGGGTCGGCGCCTCGCGCTCTCCGAAGTCGGCCGCATGGTCTTTCGCCACGCCGACGAGATGTTCCGCATCAGCAAGGACCTTCTCGAAACGCTGCGCAGCGAAGCGGGTTCCGCCTCGGTTCTGCGGCTCAACGTCGGGGCCGTCATGGTGTTGCACAAACTCCTGGTCTATCGCCTGCTGCGCCCCGTCATGGACCTCGACCGCCCCGTCCGCCTTTCCTGCCACGAGGGCAAGTACAGCGACCTGCTCGCCAAGCTCTCCGTCTTCGAACTCGACGTCGTCTTTGCCGACTCTCCCATCGGTGATCAGGCAAAGGTCCGTGCGTTCAGTCACTTGCTCGGCGAGAGTCCGGTGGCCGTGTTCGGAACAGCCGCGCTCGCGCGTCGCTATCGCAAAGGCTTCCCTGCATCGCTCACAGGCGCCCCTCTTCTTCTTCCCGGCGAAACCGCGGCGTCACGCCATGCCCTCGATCACTGGTTCGAGATGATGGATATCCACCCGCGCGTAGTGGGTGAGTTCGAAGACAGCGCCCTGATGAAAGTGTTCGGCCAGGCGGGCGATGGGCTCTTCGTCATGCCGACGGTAGTCGCCGACGAAGTCTGCCACCAATACCATGTTCGTATCGTCGGCGAGATTCCTGCAGTCCACGAGCGAGTCTACGCCATCAGCGTCGAGCGCCGCGTCAAGAACCCCGCGGTCCGCGCCATCGCCGAGAGTGCGCGAACAGAGCTCTTCGACGAGAAGTAG
- a CDS encoding cation:proton antiporter, with amino-acid sequence MANLTPQDLTYLFLAIAVLLGVARLLGELARMLGQPSVLGEIAAGILLGPTILGRLAPDLQQTLFPAEGNVAIVLEALVALSVVLFLLVAGLEVDLSVAFRQGATTFKVAATGMALPAVLGFLTAWFAPGLLMEVPEGKQFVFALFFATALSISALPVVVKILRDVGLIQTDIGVVVVASAIVNDLLGWIVFAIILGMLGASKAALPLPMVILLTLVFVAVMLTIGRWLVHRILVYLQAHLSWPAGVLSLSLSVALFCAAFTEWLGIHAIFGAFLFGVALGDSGHLKQQTRATLDQFISYTFAPIFFASIGLSVDFISNFALVPVAIVFALACVGKIAGCFLGGLWSGLSRRESLAIGAAKNARGAMEIILGLLALRYGLINEEFFVALVIMALLTSMVSGTMVQAVIKSTRRVSIRDLVGKAGIEMELAGGTRDEVINELVHLAVRKDPTLDAAAVQEAVAARERIMPTGLQYGIAIPHARIPGLRKPVLVLGRHRRGVDFDAFDGAPARLVFLLLTKDGKSEDQLAVLRAISQVLSDAVTVERLLGTGSATELLAALKVAEEQLEHAH; translated from the coding sequence ATGGCGAATCTGACACCACAGGACCTGACGTACCTCTTTCTGGCGATTGCCGTGTTGCTGGGCGTGGCTCGTTTGTTGGGAGAGTTGGCTCGGATGTTGGGTCAGCCTTCCGTGCTGGGAGAGATCGCGGCGGGGATCCTGCTTGGGCCCACGATTCTTGGGCGCCTTGCCCCGGACCTTCAGCAGACTCTGTTTCCAGCCGAAGGAAACGTCGCCATAGTGCTCGAGGCGCTCGTGGCGCTGTCGGTCGTGCTTTTCTTATTGGTGGCGGGGCTGGAGGTGGACCTGTCGGTGGCGTTCCGACAAGGTGCGACGACATTTAAGGTGGCGGCGACAGGAATGGCTTTGCCGGCCGTGTTGGGATTTCTCACGGCGTGGTTCGCCCCCGGTTTGCTGATGGAAGTTCCGGAAGGCAAGCAGTTCGTGTTTGCATTGTTCTTTGCGACGGCGCTTTCGATTTCGGCGTTGCCTGTGGTTGTGAAGATCCTGCGTGACGTGGGACTGATTCAGACGGACATCGGCGTTGTGGTCGTGGCATCGGCGATTGTGAACGACCTGCTGGGGTGGATTGTCTTCGCAATCATCCTGGGGATGTTGGGGGCGAGCAAAGCGGCGTTGCCCTTGCCGATGGTGATTCTGCTGACGTTGGTTTTCGTTGCCGTCATGCTGACGATTGGGCGTTGGCTGGTACACAGGATCCTGGTGTATCTGCAAGCACATCTGAGTTGGCCGGCGGGCGTGCTGAGTCTGTCGCTGAGCGTCGCGCTCTTCTGTGCAGCCTTCACGGAGTGGCTGGGCATTCACGCGATCTTCGGGGCATTCCTCTTCGGCGTGGCGCTGGGGGATTCGGGGCATTTAAAGCAGCAGACGCGGGCGACGCTGGATCAGTTCATTAGCTACACGTTTGCACCGATCTTCTTCGCGTCGATTGGGTTGAGCGTGGATTTCATTTCGAACTTCGCGCTGGTGCCTGTGGCGATTGTGTTTGCACTGGCGTGCGTGGGGAAGATCGCGGGCTGTTTCCTGGGTGGATTGTGGAGCGGCTTGTCACGGCGCGAGTCGTTGGCGATCGGAGCGGCTAAGAACGCCCGCGGGGCGATGGAGATTATCCTTGGCCTGTTGGCCCTGCGCTATGGTTTGATCAACGAGGAGTTCTTTGTGGCGCTCGTGATCATGGCGTTGCTGACGTCGATGGTAAGCGGGACGATGGTGCAGGCGGTTATCAAGAGCACCAGGCGGGTCTCAATCCGGGACCTGGTGGGTAAGGCGGGGATCGAAATGGAGCTGGCGGGAGGAACCCGTGACGAGGTCATCAACGAACTTGTCCATCTCGCTGTCCGGAAGGATCCGACGCTCGATGCCGCCGCGGTTCAGGAAGCGGTCGCCGCCCGCGAACGGATCATGCCGACGGGTCTACAGTACGGGATCGCGATTCCCCATGCCCGCATTCCGGGATTGCGAAAACCGGTTCTTGTGCTCGGCCGCCATCGCCGAGGAGTCGACTTCGATGCCTTTGACGGTGCACCGGCACGACTTGTGTTCTTGCTGTTGACCAAGGACGGAAAGAGCGAAGACCAGCTGGCCGTTCTTCGCGCGATCAGCCAGGTGCTTTCCGATGCTGTGACGGTCGAGAGGCTGCTTGGGACCGGATCGGCCACCGAACTCCTTGCGGCGCTGAAGGTGGCGGAAGAACAGTTGGAGCACGCGCATTAA
- the mnhG gene encoding monovalent cation/H(+) antiporter subunit G gives MSDLVGIGMMAFGTIFVFVGSVGVVRFQDVYLRLQAASKALTFGFCFLVLGAALNLDSTTAVMKALVAVSFQFMTAPLAAQMIARSALRRGHHPRLRSSLESEPAPGPDL, from the coding sequence ATGAGTGACCTTGTCGGCATTGGGATGATGGCCTTTGGGACGATCTTCGTTTTTGTCGGAAGTGTCGGTGTCGTTCGGTTCCAGGACGTCTATCTGCGGCTGCAGGCCGCGTCGAAGGCGCTGACGTTCGGCTTCTGCTTCCTCGTGTTGGGGGCGGCACTGAACTTGGACAGTACGACTGCGGTGATGAAGGCCCTCGTGGCCGTCAGCTTCCAATTCATGACGGCTCCGCTCGCGGCGCAAATGATCGCCCGCTCCGCGCTGCGCCGCGGCCATCACCCCCGGCTCCGGAGCAGCCTGGAGTCCGAACCAGCCCCAGGACCAGATCTCTGA
- a CDS encoding Na+/H+ antiporter subunit E, which translates to MSASTMRVLARAIVAATIAGTAFEFSIGSVLAAFVVVTLLTSKRFYRWIGPRNIRAKIHFSWDFIVDLAVSNFVMAWDVLTPGDKHQVRMIHVPIDDLTAEEIALLNHRITLTPGTLACGVSEDGTTMLVHLMYPGDNDSSRLRKPIDILKGNV; encoded by the coding sequence ATGAGTGCTTCCACAATGCGGGTATTGGCCCGCGCAATCGTTGCCGCGACGATCGCGGGCACTGCATTTGAATTCTCCATCGGGAGCGTTCTAGCGGCCTTCGTCGTTGTCACGCTTCTGACCAGCAAGCGGTTCTATCGTTGGATCGGCCCGAGGAACATTCGCGCGAAGATTCACTTCAGTTGGGATTTCATTGTGGACCTTGCGGTGAGTAACTTCGTCATGGCGTGGGATGTTCTGACGCCGGGAGACAAACACCAGGTCCGGATGATCCATGTGCCGATCGATGATCTGACAGCGGAGGAGATCGCCCTGCTCAATCATCGGATTACTCTGACGCCGGGGACCTTGGCCTGCGGCGTGAGCGAAGACGGGACGACCATGCTCGTGCACTTGATGTATCCGGGCGACAACGACTCGTCTCGGTTGCGGAAACCCATCGATATCCTGAAAGGAAACGTCTGA
- a CDS encoding cation:proton antiporter (subunit F of antiporter complex involved in resistance to high concentrations of Na+, K+, Li+ and/or alkali) has protein sequence MSTLVMGILLAILGVCLVLLVVRLLMGPTNWDRVTSIESLTLVLLCAAAVWSAFTGTEWFFDAIVVLSLVGFLSTVALARYLEDGRLSDE, from the coding sequence ATGTCCACTCTTGTGATGGGAATCTTGCTGGCAATCCTTGGGGTTTGCCTCGTTCTGCTAGTCGTTCGACTTCTCATGGGCCCAACGAATTGGGACCGCGTGACCAGCATCGAATCTCTCACGCTGGTTCTGTTGTGCGCAGCAGCAGTCTGGAGCGCCTTTACAGGGACGGAGTGGTTCTTTGACGCGATTGTCGTGCTCTCGCTTGTGGGTTTTCTTTCGACCGTTGCCCTCGCGCGCTACCTCGAGGACGGGAGACTGAGTGATGAGTGA
- a CDS encoding Na+/H+ antiporter subunit D, producing the protein MIALLLPILLPLTAGALAMLARKSASLQRVLAGLAIHATLLVGIMLAVGTRDGIVRTVGLGGWEGTFGITLASDALAGMMLVLAGVTLAVTFWFLVLGTEPRDEGRVFYPALLILAAGVNWSFLTADLFNLFVSFELILLSSYVLLTTGNEGTQLRESFKFVALNLLAGTLFLAGAGLVHGAYGTLNFADLATKIRAAENSHLAIALGSLFLVVFGIKAALFPVFFWLPDSYPKAPTGILPYFAGILTKVGVYCLFRFFSLLYTDSMEGWFQNALLFIAGGTMLIGVFGALSQWSFRRILSFHIISQIGYMIFGLALFTSGGFAGGLFYMAHHIVVKASLFLIAGCVIVRFGTDSLKEIRGLISKTPGLAILFILAAFSLAGIPPLSGFYGKYLLVVEGFSEKHYTLTIVSILTSVFTLASMLKIWTNSFWGEESEPVKTANATRAPIWATVGLVGVSVGIAVFSGPMMEFAEFTSAQLLDPSAYVAALSGPDAVPLLEVSLHSQEVAP; encoded by the coding sequence ATGATTGCTTTACTTCTCCCCATTCTCTTGCCGTTGACCGCTGGCGCCCTGGCGATGCTGGCGAGGAAATCTGCGAGCCTTCAGAGAGTGCTCGCCGGTCTCGCCATTCATGCGACGCTGCTTGTTGGAATCATGCTCGCGGTTGGGACTCGCGACGGGATCGTTCGCACCGTCGGTCTCGGAGGCTGGGAGGGGACTTTCGGGATCACACTGGCTTCCGATGCACTCGCCGGAATGATGCTCGTTCTGGCCGGTGTCACATTGGCCGTCACCTTCTGGTTCCTGGTTCTCGGGACTGAACCTCGAGACGAAGGCCGGGTCTTTTATCCTGCGCTTCTCATTCTGGCGGCTGGAGTGAACTGGTCGTTCCTGACGGCGGATCTCTTTAACCTGTTCGTGAGTTTCGAACTCATTCTCCTCTCCAGCTATGTGTTGCTGACCACGGGAAACGAAGGAACTCAGTTGCGCGAGAGCTTCAAATTCGTCGCTCTCAATCTCCTTGCGGGAACGCTCTTTCTGGCTGGAGCCGGATTGGTCCACGGGGCTTACGGGACGCTCAACTTTGCGGATCTCGCGACGAAGATTCGAGCAGCGGAGAACTCTCACCTGGCAATTGCACTGGGGTCGTTGTTTCTCGTCGTTTTTGGAATCAAGGCCGCGCTCTTTCCCGTCTTCTTCTGGCTGCCAGACTCTTATCCGAAAGCACCCACGGGAATTCTGCCATATTTTGCAGGGATTCTGACGAAGGTCGGCGTCTACTGCCTTTTCCGTTTCTTCAGTTTGCTCTACACGGATTCCATGGAAGGATGGTTCCAGAACGCTCTGCTTTTTATCGCGGGCGGAACGATGTTGATCGGCGTCTTCGGCGCACTGAGCCAATGGAGCTTCCGCCGCATTTTGAGCTTCCACATTATCAGCCAGATTGGATACATGATCTTCGGCCTGGCGCTGTTCACGTCCGGGGGATTCGCCGGCGGCCTCTTCTATATGGCACATCATATCGTGGTGAAGGCTTCACTCTTCCTGATTGCCGGTTGCGTGATCGTTCGGTTTGGAACGGACAGTCTGAAAGAGATTCGAGGACTGATCAGCAAGACGCCGGGCCTTGCGATCTTGTTCATCCTCGCAGCGTTCTCCCTGGCCGGCATTCCACCGCTATCCGGTTTTTACGGCAAGTACCTGCTGGTCGTGGAGGGCTTTAGCGAGAAGCACTACACGCTGACAATCGTCTCGATTCTGACGAGTGTGTTCACGCTGGCGAGTATGTTGAAGATCTGGACGAACTCCTTTTGGGGCGAAGAATCCGAGCCTGTGAAGACGGCGAATGCGACGCGCGCTCCGATCTGGGCCACGGTCGGGCTGGTGGGCGTCTCTGTCGGGATCGCGGTCTTCAGCGGGCCGATGATGGAGTTTGCCGAGTTCACAAGTGCGCAACTCCTCGATCCTTCTGCCTATGTTGCGGCATTGAGCGGTCCGGATGCCGTTCCTCTTCTCGAAGTCAGTCTGCACAGCCAGGAGGTCGCCCCATGA